One Streptomyces sp. ML-6 genomic region harbors:
- a CDS encoding L-aspartate oxidase, translating into MTGIRLTAPAPGWSIDADVVVVGSGVAGLTAALRCAAAGLATVVVTKARLDDGSTRWAQGGIAAALGEGDTPRQHLDDTLVAGAGLCDEDAVRTLVTEGPDAVRRLIATGARFDTTDGGDIALTREGGHHRNRIAHAGGDATGAEISRALVDAVRAAALHTVENALVLDLLTDAEGRTAGVTLHVMGEGQHDGVGAVRAPAVVLATGGMGQVFSATTNPAVSTGDGVALALRAGAEVSDLEFVQFHPTVLFLGADSEGQQPLVSEAVRGEGAHLVDASGTRFMLGQHELAELAPRDIVAKAITRRMELRGTEHMYLDARHFGAEMWERRFPTILAACRAHGIDPVTEPIPVAPAAHYASGGVRTDLRGRTTVPGLYACGEVACTGVHGANRLASNSLLEGLVFAERIAADIVADRPRAGAPVTGSGSAPAPLITPESRTAIQRIMTRGAGVLRSAASLTAAAAELEALHEGAASAVETAEPKVAVPGVEAWEATNLLLVSRVLVAAALRREETRGCHWREDLPERDDENWRRHVVVRIAPGRRPVLTTTRTEAFGPVDSAREPDRAAAPQTHPADVTEEP; encoded by the coding sequence GTGACCGGAATACGGCTGACCGCCCCCGCCCCCGGCTGGTCCATCGACGCCGACGTCGTGGTGGTCGGTTCCGGCGTGGCCGGTCTCACCGCCGCACTGCGCTGCGCCGCCGCGGGCCTCGCCACCGTCGTCGTCACCAAGGCCCGCCTCGACGACGGTTCCACCCGCTGGGCGCAGGGCGGCATCGCGGCGGCCCTCGGCGAGGGCGACACCCCCCGGCAGCACCTGGACGACACCCTGGTCGCGGGCGCCGGGCTGTGCGACGAGGACGCGGTGCGCACCCTGGTCACCGAGGGCCCCGACGCGGTGCGCCGGCTGATCGCGACGGGCGCCCGCTTCGACACCACGGACGGCGGCGACATCGCGCTGACCCGCGAGGGCGGCCACCACCGCAACCGCATCGCCCACGCCGGCGGCGACGCGACGGGCGCCGAGATCTCCCGCGCCCTGGTAGACGCGGTCCGCGCGGCCGCCCTGCACACCGTCGAGAACGCGCTCGTCCTGGACCTCCTCACCGACGCCGAGGGCCGCACCGCGGGCGTCACCCTGCACGTCATGGGCGAGGGCCAGCACGACGGCGTCGGCGCGGTCCGGGCCCCCGCGGTGGTCCTCGCCACCGGCGGCATGGGCCAGGTCTTCTCCGCCACGACCAACCCGGCGGTCTCCACCGGCGACGGCGTGGCCCTGGCGCTGCGGGCCGGCGCGGAGGTCTCCGACCTGGAATTCGTCCAGTTCCATCCCACGGTCCTCTTCCTCGGCGCCGACTCCGAGGGCCAGCAGCCCCTGGTGTCGGAGGCGGTACGGGGCGAGGGCGCCCATCTCGTCGACGCGTCCGGCACGCGCTTCATGCTCGGACAGCACGAACTGGCGGAGCTGGCGCCGCGCGACATCGTCGCCAAGGCCATCACCCGCCGGATGGAACTGCGCGGCACCGAGCACATGTACCTCGACGCCCGCCACTTCGGCGCCGAGATGTGGGAGCGCCGCTTCCCCACGATCCTGGCCGCCTGCCGCGCCCACGGCATCGACCCGGTCACCGAACCGATTCCGGTCGCCCCCGCCGCGCACTACGCCTCCGGCGGCGTCCGCACCGACCTGCGGGGCCGTACGACGGTGCCCGGCCTGTACGCCTGCGGCGAGGTCGCCTGCACCGGGGTGCACGGCGCGAACCGGCTGGCGTCCAACTCCCTCCTGGAGGGGCTGGTCTTCGCCGAGCGCATCGCGGCGGACATCGTCGCGGACCGGCCCCGCGCGGGCGCCCCGGTCACCGGGTCCGGCTCCGCCCCCGCCCCGCTGATCACCCCCGAGTCCCGGACCGCGATCCAGCGGATCATGACCCGGGGCGCCGGGGTGCTGCGCTCCGCCGCGAGCCTGACCGCCGCCGCGGCCGAGCTGGAGGCCCTGCACGAGGGCGCCGCCTCGGCGGTGGAGACGGCCGAGCCCAAGGTCGCGGTGCCCGGCGTCGAGGCGTGGGAGGCCACCAACCTGCTGCTCGTCTCGCGCGTCCTGGTCGCCGCCGCCCTGCGGCGCGAGGAGACCCGCGGCTGCCACTGGCGCGAGGACCTGCCCGAGCGCGACGACGAGAACTGGCGCCGCCACGTCGTCGTCCGGATCGCCCCGGGGCGCCGGCCGGTCCTCACCACGACCCGGACCGAGGCCTTCGGCCCCGTAGATTCCGCGCGGGAACCAGACCGCGCGGCCGCACCCCAGACCCACCCCGCCGACGTCACCGAGGAGCCGTAA